One genomic region from Bos javanicus breed banteng chromosome 14, ARS-OSU_banteng_1.0, whole genome shotgun sequence encodes:
- the FAM110B gene encoding protein FAM110B isoform X2 has product MPTESLQTGSMVKPVSPAGTFTSAVPLRILNKGPDYFRRQAEPNPKRLSAVERLEADKAKYVKSQEVINAKQEPVKPAVLAKPPVCPAAKRALGSPTLKGFGGGGGGAKSEGGAPRETLKLEILKNILNSSEGSSTGSGHKHSARNWPAPRADAAELHRHSFAESLRARPAPGRGSPQEGGSHVGRRPPEPASSAAAAADAFLHVSHSSSDIRQGPGARPLKAILPCSSSAPPLPPKPKVAAPAAVKSPEAEAAEPAGGVGRRPSLQRSKSDLSDRYFRVDADVERFFNYCGLDPEELENLGMENFARANSDIISLNFRSASMISSDCEQSQDSNSDLRNDDSANDRVPYGISAIERNARIIKWLYSIKQARESQKVSHV; this is encoded by the coding sequence ATGCCCACGGAGAGCCTACAGACAGGTAGCATGGTGAAGCCGGTCAGCCCCGCCGGCACCTTCACGTCGGCCGTGCCCCTGCGCATCCTCAACAAGGGGCCCGACTACTTTCGCCGCCAGGCGGAGCCCAACCCCAAGAGACTCAGCGCCGTGGAGCGGCTGGAGGCCGACAAGGCCAAGTACGTCAAGAGCCAGGAGGTCATCAACGCCAAGCAGGAGCCCGTGAAGCCGGCGGTGCTGGCCAAGCCCCCCGTCTGCCCCGCCGCCAAGCGCGCGCTCGGTAGCCCCACGCTCAAGGGcttcggcggcggcggcggcggagccaAGAGCGAGGGGGGCGCGCCTCGCGAGACCCTGAAGCTGGAGATCCTCAAGAACATCCTCAACAGCTCCGAAGGCTCGAGCACGGGCTCGGGCCACAAGCACAGCGCGCGGAACTGGCCGGCGCCCCGGGCTGACGCGGCCGAGCTGCACCGGCACTCGTTCGCCGAGTCGCTGCGCGCGCGCCCCGCGCCGGGCCGGGGCAGCCCCCAGGAGGGCGGCTCGCACGTGGGCCGCCGGCCGCCGGAGCCCGCCTcttccgccgccgccgccgccgacgCCTTTCTGCACGTGTCGCACAGCTCCTCGGACATCCGCCAGGGGCCCGGGGCCAGGCCCCTGAAGGCTATCCTCCCCTGCAGCAGTTCCGCCCCGCCGCTGCCCCCCAAGCCCAAGGTGGCCGCCCCGGCCGCAGTGAAGTCCCCCGAGGCCGAGGCGGCCGAGCCGGCTGGCGGGGTGGGCCGGAGACCCTCGCTGCAGCGCTCCAAGTCAGACTTGAGCGATAGGTATTTCCGCGTGGACGCCGACGTGGAGCGCTTCTTCAACTACTGCGGACTGGATCCAGAGGAGCTGGAGAACCTGGGCATGGAGAACTTCGCGCGGGCCAACTCGGACATCATCTCGCTCAACTTCCGCAGCGCCAGCATGATCAGCTCGGACTGCGAACAGTCTCAGGACAGTAACAGTGACCTTAGGAACGATGACAGTGCCAATGACCGGGTGCCCTACGGCATCTCCGCCATCGAGAGGAACGCGCGCATCATCAAGTGGTTGTACAGCATCAAACAGGCCAGGGAGTCGCAGAAGGTGTCCCACGTGTAA